From the Saccharomycodes ludwigii strain NBRC 1722 chromosome I, whole genome shotgun sequence genome, one window contains:
- the FIS1 gene encoding Fis1p (similar to Saccharomyces cerevisiae YIL065C | FIS1 | mitochondrial FISsion): MSERLAYLPTLEDAYGELPPAQLEILRQQVLSEGGDIASIQSRFNYAWGLIKSNDVDNQRLGVKLLSDVYKEAPKRRRECLYYLTIGCYKMGEYTMAKRYIDALAERESSHNTQVFALKKMVESKIASQSLKGLALVSVVIGAAAYGINVYMRGSKKR, encoded by the coding sequence ATGAGTGAAAGACTGGCTTATTTACCAACATTAGAAGATGCGTATGGAGAATTACCCCCTGCCCAATTAGAAATATTGCGTCAACAAGTACTTTCTGAAGGTGGCGATATAGCATCTATTCAATCAAGGTTTAATTATGCTTGGGGgctaataaaatcaaacgACGTTGATAACCAGCGGTTGGGTGTAAAACTATTATCTGATGTTTATAAGGAAGCACCCAAAAGGAGACGTGAATGTCTATACTACTTAACCATTGGATGCTATAAAATGGGTGAATATACGATGGCAAAAAGATATATCGATGCCTTAGCAGAACGTGAATCATCCCATAATACTCAGGTATTTgccttaaaaaaaatggttgaATCAAAAATTGCGTCACAAAGTTTGAAAGGATTAGCACTTGTTTCTGTTGTTATTGGAGCTGCTGCATATGGGATAAATGTCTACATGAGAGgttctaaaaaaagataa
- the EFM4 gene encoding Efm4p (similar to Saccharomyces cerevisiae YIL064W | EFM4 | Elongation Factor Methyltransferase), whose protein sequence is MEDTTKLNTSKLGTKKYWEDFYSLEKTNFESNPEDTGECWFSDNDAEEKMIDFLMQNLGTHSITEKSTIIDLGTGNGHLLFSLYEEGFTKAKLHGVDYSHESIKFSNKILSEKYPEALDNISFSQVDIFDSEWKPPRFDIVLDKGTLDAIALSGLKLASGKTVVDAYPSVIDKLLKDNGVFLITSCNFTQKELIKIAESCENLKLWKTVSYPIFEFGGVKGTTICTVAFIKQKI, encoded by the coding sequence ATGGAAGACACAACAAAGTTGAATACCTCTAAACTAGGTACTAAAAAATACTGGGAAGATTTTTATAGTTtggaaaaaacaaattttgaaTCAAATCCAGAAGATACCGGAGAATGCTGGTTTAGTGATAACGATGCAGAGGAAAAAATGATCGATTTTTTGATGCAAAATTTGGGAACACATTCAATCACTGAAAAATCAACTATTATTGATTTGGGTACAGGCAATGGTCATTTACTTTTTAGCCTATACGAAGAAGGTTTTACCAAAGCTAAGCTGCATGGAGTTGATTATTCTCATGAAAGCATCAAATTttcaaacaaaattttaagTGAAAAATACCCGGAAGCTTTggataatatttctttttctcaaGTTGATATATTCGACTCTGAGTGGAAACCACCAAGATTTGATATTGTATTGGATAAAGGCACTTTAGATGCAATTGCTCTAAGTGGGCTGAAATTAGCCAGTGGTAAAACTGTTGTTGATGCTTATCCATCGGTAATTGACAAATTGTTGAAAGATAAtggtgtttttttaattacttCATGTAATTTCACTCAGAAAGAATTGATTAAAATTGCAGAATCATGTGAAAACTTAAAACTGTGGAAAACTGTTAGTTATCCAATATTTGAATTTGGAGGTGTTAAAGGTACAACCATTTGTACGGTTGCCTttatcaaacaaaaaatataa
- the YRB2 gene encoding Yrb2p (similar to Saccharomyces cerevisiae YIL063C | YRB2 | Yeast Ran Binder), giving the protein MSGKNQQRNLSSSTSVAAAAVAAAAAAKENSLNNNKKGEKDKDIVVLPSKKRTRTEEEEKENEDDKGKELMTKTFNGTEKDSLSAAASSSKDMPQSKKVKNDIKSNDAKHAEEKNGTHVEKPKFTFGQTSAFSKGFGIMPKSDTTIVNGNAISSSTDGSPNTERKEDKKVATDGIIKPFASSTSFGSGFGALKPVSSIDFKDSNSVSSLKSDNKFTFGSGSQFSSGFALFNNTSTVATDNSSTTTANNNDNNKNDKTKFTAVPAKPFTDITMSKSDTGKECNGKSTCECSTSATAVKEGDKESGNFVAQNIKSGEESEECILQSNAKLYELIDVKTGWKERGVGVIHVNKDRITGKFRIIMRSRGLLKVILNLPLVPGFKVNKGFPGSIQGEKFIRIIAVNENKIPVQFAIKSGKKEISDELFVCIETAIKTEEDRHEKNTKKLEEEGEGERKQEEEEEEKEEKEKEKESQERK; this is encoded by the coding sequence ccatcaaaaaaaagaactagaactgaagaagaggaaaaagaaaacgaAGATGACAAGGGAAAAGAATTAATGACAAAAACTTTCAATGGTACTGAAAAAGATAGTTTAAGCGCTGCTGCATCATCTTCAAAGGATATGCCACAAAGCAAGAAAGTAAAAAACGATATTAAAAGTAATGATGCAAAACATgctgaagaaaaaaacggAACTCACGTAGAAAAACCTAAATTCACGTTTGGTCAAACTTCTGCTTTTTCTAAAGGCTTTGGTATTATGCCAAAATCAGATACCACTATTGTTAATGGTAATGCCATTAGTTCGAGTACAGATGGATCCCCAAATACCGAGAGAAAAGAAGATAAAAAGGTTGCTACTGATGGTATTATAAAACCTTTTGCTTCATCGACTTCTTTTGGTTCTGGGTTTGGTGCATTGAAACCAGTATCCTCAATAGACTTTAAAGACAGCAATAGCGTTTCATCATTAAAAAGTGACAACAAATTTACATTTGGTTCCGGATCGCAATTTAGTTCTGGATTTgctttatttaataatactagtaCTGTTGCCACtgataatagtagtacCACCACtgctaataacaatgataataataaaaacgaCAAAACTAAGTTTACAGCTGTGCCAGCGAAACCTTTTACCGATATTACCATGTCCAAATCTGATACCGGTAAAGAATGCAATGGTAAATCAACTTGCGAATGTTCCACTAGTGCTACCGCTGTTAAAGAAGGTGATAAAGAATCTGGTAACTTCGTGGcacaaaatataaagtcAGGCGAAGAGAGTGAAGAATGTATTTTACAATCCAATGCTAAATTATACGAATTAATTGATGTTAAGACAGGTTGGAAGGAAAGGGGTGTTGGTGTAATTCATGTCAACAAAGATAGAATTACTGGAAAATTTCGTATTATTATGAGGAGTCGTGGGTTATTGAAAgttattttgaatttacCTTTAGTGCCTGGTTTTAAAGTTAACAAGGGGTTCCCTGGGTCCATACAGGGAGAAAAATTTATTCGAATTATTGCAGTTAATGAGAACAAAATTCCAGTTCAATTTGCTATAAAATCGGGTAAAAAGGAGATTAGCGATGAATTGTTTGTCTGTATAGAAACTGCAATTAAAACGGAAGAAGATAGACacgaaaaaaatacaaaaaagcTGGAAGAAGAAGGGGAGGGAGAGAGaaaacaagaagaagaagaagaagaaaaagaagaaaaggaaaaagaaaaggaaagtCAAGAAAGGAAATGA